Proteins from one Cellulosilyticum lentocellum DSM 5427 genomic window:
- a CDS encoding GNAT family N-acetyltransferase: MRKNRWRIFSSEKYMSLIDRGSNRYNKISTYWVKVFWIKEMGKSMKYRYVVDYKEDKVLRESFNTLAIKTFDINFNSWYEKGLWGDQYIPYSLVDHNKVIANISVNLMRFQQDGIAKNYIQLGTVMTDEAYRGQGLSRFLMEQILVEYKDKVDGIYLFGNDSVLEFYPKFGFKPAKEYQYSKKVCTKGNMKTAQKVDMSECSNWEKLFTASKTAELNGRLAMSNQGLLGFWITGYKKNSIYYMPEQKAYVIADIENEVLTLHEIFAGQRLALDEVITAFGSGIKEVILGFTPYEIGGYTIKPYHEEDCTLFIIGDNLKIVEEQKLMFPTVSHA; encoded by the coding sequence ATGCGTAAAAATAGATGGCGCATATTTTCTTCAGAAAAATACATGAGTTTGATAGATAGAGGTAGTAACAGGTATAATAAAATAAGTACATATTGGGTTAAAGTATTCTGGATAAAAGAAATGGGGAAAAGTATGAAGTATAGATATGTAGTAGATTATAAAGAGGACAAGGTTTTAAGAGAGAGCTTTAATACATTGGCTATAAAAACATTTGATATTAACTTTAATAGTTGGTATGAAAAAGGACTTTGGGGAGATCAATATATTCCTTATTCCTTAGTGGATCATAATAAGGTGATTGCTAATATTTCTGTTAATCTTATGAGATTTCAGCAAGATGGCATAGCTAAGAATTATATTCAACTAGGTACAGTTATGACAGACGAAGCATATAGAGGCCAAGGACTAAGCAGATTTTTAATGGAACAAATACTAGTGGAGTATAAAGATAAAGTAGATGGTATCTACTTGTTTGGTAATGATAGTGTATTAGAATTTTATCCTAAGTTTGGATTTAAGCCAGCAAAGGAGTATCAATATAGTAAAAAGGTTTGTACGAAGGGCAATATGAAGACAGCCCAAAAGGTTGATATGTCAGAATGCAGTAACTGGGAAAAATTATTTACAGCTAGTAAAACAGCAGAACTAAATGGTAGATTAGCTATGAGCAATCAAGGACTATTAGGTTTTTGGATAACAGGCTATAAGAAAAATAGCATTTATTATATGCCAGAACAAAAGGCCTATGTTATAGCAGATATAGAAAATGAGGTACTAACACTCCACGAAATTTTTGCAGGTCAAAGATTAGCATTAGATGAGGTAATTACTGCTTTTGGCAGTGGTATTAAAGAAGTGATATTAGGATTTACACCTTATGAGATTGGAGGGTATACAATTAAACCTTATCATGAAGAGGATTGTACCTTGTTTATTATAGGAGACAACTTAAAGATTGTTGAGGAACAAAAGCTAATGTTTCCAACAGTATCACATGCATAG
- a CDS encoding TIGR03943 family putative permease subunit, whose protein sequence is MKEAIRIVTIVLGLSFIMTGCTTNETLSKDQGSKTQKEQEAAEEIILPSENTNTSDIVSDEQKSVSPSENDVTSINEDVEVLEITEKMYVSYVNEIYTNTAEYEGKNIKLEGMFTSAYDESTKQTYYFVYRTGPGCCNNDGSMCGFEFTTSDTIPEENDWIEVIGTLESYEENGYTYLTLRDAEVTIKTERGQEVVYQ, encoded by the coding sequence ATGAAAGAAGCAATACGTATAGTAACAATAGTACTGGGGCTTTCTTTCATCATGACAGGGTGTACTACTAATGAAACACTTAGTAAAGACCAAGGAAGTAAGACTCAGAAAGAGCAAGAAGCAGCAGAAGAAATCATATTACCCAGTGAGAATACGAACACAAGTGATATTGTTAGTGATGAGCAAAAAAGTGTATCCCCTAGTGAGAATGATGTGACAAGTATAAATGAAGATGTAGAGGTATTAGAAATTACAGAAAAAATGTATGTGAGCTATGTGAATGAGATTTATACTAATACAGCTGAATATGAAGGGAAAAATATTAAATTAGAGGGTATGTTTACTTCTGCTTATGATGAAAGTACCAAGCAAACCTATTATTTTGTTTACCGAACAGGTCCAGGCTGCTGTAACAATGATGGGAGTATGTGTGGCTTTGAATTCACTACTAGTGACACAATACCTGAGGAAAATGATTGGATAGAAGTTATTGGTACTTTAGAGAGCTATGAGGAAAATGGCTATACGTATCTTACTTTAAGAGATGCAGAGGTAACTATTAAAACTGAACGTGGGCAAGAGGTAGTTTATCAATAA